A stretch of Mucilaginibacter terrae DNA encodes these proteins:
- a CDS encoding type II toxin-antitoxin system HigB family toxin, translated as MVVISYGTLRDFFEKHADSKDALNNWYRLVEQADWANFHEIKAMFNTVDAVGNDRFVFDIRGNHYRIVAMIFFDIRTVYIRFVGTHKAYDKIDCTTI; from the coding sequence ATGGTCGTTATCAGCTATGGAACATTACGAGATTTTTTTGAGAAACACGCTGATTCGAAAGATGCACTCAATAACTGGTACCGATTGGTGGAGCAGGCAGACTGGGCAAATTTTCATGAGATCAAAGCCATGTTCAATACCGTAGATGCCGTGGGAAACGACCGTTTCGTTTTCGACATCAGGGGAAATCACTACCGTATAGTGGCCATGATCTTCTTCGACATCAGAACTGTTTACATCCGTTTTGTGGGAACTCATAAAGCGTATGACAAGATCGATTGCACTACGATCTGA
- a CDS encoding helix-turn-helix domain-containing protein, with protein MKNEIKSDADYQQVMTKIDGLMAKGSANVTQDELSEIRTLAQQAQAFEQAKYVIDAPTTLIGMVEMRMFEMKLKQRDLAQKLNISDAKLSLIMNGKQRPGVDFLKAVYQQLHIDAGFLLEHA; from the coding sequence ATGAAGAACGAGATAAAAAGCGACGCTGATTATCAGCAAGTAATGACGAAGATCGATGGCCTGATGGCCAAAGGAAGTGCAAATGTTACTCAAGACGAATTGAGCGAGATCAGAACGCTGGCCCAACAAGCACAAGCATTTGAGCAGGCTAAATATGTCATTGATGCACCTACCACATTGATAGGTATGGTCGAGATGCGCATGTTCGAGATGAAATTAAAGCAACGTGACCTGGCACAAAAGCTCAACATCAGTGATGCCAAGCTGTCGTTGATCATGAATGGAAAACAAAGGCCAGGTGTAGATTTCTTGAAAGCGGTCTATCAGCAGTTGCATATCGATGCCGGCTTTTTGCTGGAACATGCGTAA